One Platichthys flesus chromosome 14, fPlaFle2.1, whole genome shotgun sequence genomic region harbors:
- the LOC133968689 gene encoding protein shisa-like-2A, protein MSADCSSYHSTDGAFVDSFSCPKPGNAAAAVFCCGFNDVKYCCDDPNSFFPYEYGYMWWLSIGALVGLSIAAVVLLAFLITVCVLCYLFIASKPSRLDNGLPLRVPGDASEGSSHSRATCSSGPQGFRKHFSRKLDCENQPPDPERLFQRCFTATVTSVKVESQS, encoded by the exons ATGAGCGCTGACTGCAGCAGTTACCACAGCACTGACGGTGCGTTCGTGGACAGCTTCTCCTGCCCCAAACCTGGAAACGCCGCTGCCGCTGTCTTCTGCTGCGGCTTCAATGATGTTAAATACTGCTGCGATGATCCCAACAGTTTCTTCCCTTATGAGTACGGATACATGTGGTGGCTGAG tATCGGAGCACTGGTTGGTCTGTCCATTGCAGCGGTGGTCCTCCTTGCCTTTCTCATCacggtgtgtgtcctctgctaCCTCTTCATCGCCTCCAAACCCAGTCGTCTTGACAACGGCCTGCCCCTCAGGGTACCAG GAGATGCCAGCGAGGGGTCCAGCCATTCGAGGGCGACCTGTTCTTCTGGTCCGCAGGGATTCAGGAAACACTTCTCAAGGAAGCTGGACTGTGAAAACCAGCCGCCGGACCCTGAGCGCCTGTTTCAGAGATGCTTCACAGCCACCGTCACCAGTGTGAAGGTGGAGAGTCAATCGTAG